GGAAGGTTTGTGGAAATGATGGAGAAGTATCGCTAACGGCTACGGCCGCCGCTTTTGCGCCAGCTCTGCGTAAGTCTTCGGGAGGTCCTTGTGCGGCGTAGCGCTGCTACGCCTCCGCGGCCTCCCTCGACAGCCTTGATCTGACGCAAAATCGGCAACCGACAGGAAAACCGAAGGCCGAAGAAAAAATGATTTTGAACTATCTGACCCTTTATCAATCGGGCGAATTGCTGGAACGTGTTCGCACAGCCTATGGCCGCCTGGCCGCCTGCGATATCTGCCCCCACGACTGCGGCGTGAACCGTCTTCGGGGGGAGCGGGGAATCTGCGGCGCCGGGGCGCATCCGGCAATCGCTTCGGCCAATGTCCATAACGGCGAGGAACCGCCCATCTCCGGCAGCCGGGGGTCCGGCACGATCTTTCTCACCGGGTGCAGCCTGAAATGCCGCTTCTGCCAGAATTTTCCCATCAGCCAGATGGGCAACGGCGAGGTGATAACGACAAAGGTCTTGGCCGATCGGATGCTCAAGCTCCAACAGCGGGGGGTGCACAACATCAATCTCGTCACCCCCACCCACTACCTGCCCCAGATCCTGGCTGCGCTCTATCTGGCCATTCCCCAGGGGTTCCGGCTCCCCCTGGTCTGGAATTCCAGCGGCTACGAGAAGGTTGATGTCCTGGCGCTCCTGGACGGTGTGGTGGACATCTTTCTGCCGGATATGAAGTATGCCGATAACGGAATCGCCGAGCGCATCTCCTCGGCCCCGGGGTATGCGGACATCAACCGGCCGGCTGTCGCCGAGATGCTCCGGCAGGTGGGGCACCTTGAACTCGACGATGAAGGCTTGGCGGTCAAGGGGTTGATTATCCGTCATTTGGTCCTGCCGGAGGGGCTGGCGGAAACGCGTAAAACCTTGTCCTGGATTGCCGGGAACCTGGGGACGGCAACCCATATCTCCCTGATGCGCCAGTACTTCCCGGCCCACCTGGCCGTGGACATGCCGGTACTCGGCCGCAAGCTCACCGATGACGAGTACGA
The genomic region above belongs to Oryzomonas sagensis and contains:
- a CDS encoding radical SAM protein translates to MILNYLTLYQSGELLERVRTAYGRLAACDICPHDCGVNRLRGERGICGAGAHPAIASANVHNGEEPPISGSRGSGTIFLTGCSLKCRFCQNFPISQMGNGEVITTKVLADRMLKLQQRGVHNINLVTPTHYLPQILAALYLAIPQGFRLPLVWNSSGYEKVDVLALLDGVVDIFLPDMKYADNGIAERISSAPGYADINRPAVAEMLRQVGHLELDDEGLAVKGLIIRHLVLPEGLAETRKTLSWIAGNLGTATHISLMRQYFPAHLAVDMPVLGRKLTDDEYDEALEALEEFDLDNGWVQD